A window of Parambassis ranga chromosome 10, fParRan2.1, whole genome shotgun sequence contains these coding sequences:
- the apbb2a gene encoding amyloid-beta A4 precursor protein-binding family B member 2 isoform X3, with the protein MAERKSAKAAAGSSSQNGSDVPLQEFPMPKTELVQKFHVLYLGMISVTRPIGMDIINGAIESLISSTGKEDWTPVILSIADTTVAVIKEKEEEEEALVECRVRFLSFMGVGRDVHTFAFIMDTGNQHFQCHVFWCDPNAGSVSEAVQAACVLRYQKCLVARPPSQRAGSSSSPSADSVTRRVTSSVKRGVQSLIDTLKPKKQPSELPQQ; encoded by the exons ATGGCTGAAAGGAAAAGTGCCAAGGCTGCAGCTGGCAGCTCCTCCCAGAACGGTTCTGATGTACCCCTACAAG aGTTTCCCATGCCGAAGACAGAGCTGGTGCAGAAGTTTCATGTGCTCTATCTGGGCATGATATCTGTCACTCGACCTATAG GTATGGACATCATAAATGGGGCCATAGAAAGCCTCATATCCTCCACAGGCAAAGAGGACTGGACCCCTGTCATACTGAGCATTGCTGACACGACTGTGGCTGTCATCAAAGAAAAG gaggaggaagaggaggccttGGTGGAGTGCCGCGTCCGCTTCTTGTCCTTCATGGGTGTAGGACGGGATGTGCATACATTTGCTTTTATTATGGACACCGGGAACCAGCATTTCCAGTGTCACGTTTTTTGGTGTGACCCCAACGCAGGCAGCGTTTCCGAGGCTGTGCAGGCTGCATGTGTG CTCCGGTACCAGAAATGTCTGGTAGCACGACCACCCTCTCAGCGTGCTGGTTCTTCTTCCTCACCATCTGCAGACTCAGTGACCCGGCGGGTGACCAGCAGCGTGAAGCGTGGTGTCCAGTCTCTCATAGACACTCTGAAACCCAAGAAACAGCCGTCAGAACTCCCCCAGCAATGA